In one Nicotiana sylvestris chromosome 8, ASM39365v2, whole genome shotgun sequence genomic region, the following are encoded:
- the LOC138875868 gene encoding uncharacterized protein: MDPLKYIFQKPMPTGKLAKWKILLSEFDIVYVTQKAIKGHALADHLVENPVDGEYEPLKMYFPYEEELRKRFTKTEFQHVPRVQNEFTDALATLSSMIQHPDKNFIDPIPVKVHDQPAYCAQVEEEADGKPWFHDIKEYLAKGEYPEFANPTQKRILRRLSNNFFHSGGILYRRTPDLGLLRCIDAKEASKLLEEIHAWTCGSHMNGFVLAKKILRAGYFWMTMETDCIQYVRKCHRC, encoded by the exons atggatcctttaaagtacatcttccagaagcccatgcccactggcaagctagccaagtggaaaatcctgttgagCGAATTTGACATTGTTTATGTCACTCaaaaggcaatcaagggacatgcactagcagatcaccttgttgaaaaccccgtggatggagaatacgaacccctaaaaatgtattttccttatGAAGAG gaattgagaaagaggttcacaaaaacggaattccaacatgttcctagagtgCAGAATGAGTTCACCGATGCATTGGCGACCCTGtcctctatgatacaacatccagataaaaacttcattgatcctattccggtaaaggtccatgatcagccagcctaTTGTGCTcaggttgaagaagaagcagacggaaagccttggtttcatgatatcaaggaatacttggcgaaaggagaatacccagaattTGCAAATCCTACCCAGAAGCGCAtacttcggaggttatccaataatttctttcacagcggaggaatcctatataggaggactcctgatttgggattactaaggtgtatcgacgcaaaagaagcatccaagcTATTAGAGGAGATTCATGCATGGACCTGTGGttcacatatgaacggttttgtcttagcaaagaagatactccgtgctggttacttttggatgactatggaaacagactgcatccagtatgtccggaaatgccaccgttGTTAG